The sequence AGCCCAAGCGGTTGGTGGGCGGCTGGCGTGGTGCACGGCATGGGCAAGTTTGAACAGGCGCGGGCGGTGCATCCAGCGGTGGGTCCAGTAGAACCACGTGTCATGAGCGAACAGATACGCCAGCACCGAAATCGGCAAATACCAGAGCGAATAATCGTCCCAGCCGGTATAAATCAGCGTCCAGCCCAGATTATTCCAGCCCCATGCAATGATGCCAGCGGGAACGCCGTAAATCGCGGCGGAGGCCAGCGACCAGAAAATCTCTTTGCGAATCTGCGACTGTTTGCCGTCATATTGGCCGGGCCGCACCTTGGCGGTCGCCCAGGCAAATGCGCCGCTGGTAATCAGGTAACGCACGGCCACGATGGCGGTCATCGCAAGCGCAGACAGGATGATGGCAGCGAGCATGGCACCTTCTATGCAGGAACCGCGAATCGCGCGCTAGTCTTGGTTTGGCTTACTCGCCGCCGCCCCATGGTGAGCAAGTAGGATCGGCGGCCACCTGCATCCGGCGCATGGCGGTGCGGGCGAGCCGTTCCACTTCCACCTTGCGGCGTGCAGCGGCAAGCGAGTGCGAGGGGGCAGGCCGCAGGATTTCAGCATCATAGCCATCGGCGACAATAATCCCGCAGCTTTCAGGCTGGAAGTCCTCACCTTCGAGGCATGTGCGGTCGAGCCCGGGCGCGAGGCCCCAATAGAATCGGTCGCAATGCTCAAGATAATCGGGCCATTTGCCGTCGCCGAGCAAATCGGCGCGCGACACTTTGATCTCGACAATGATGACGCGGCCCTTCGGATCAACGCCCATCAGATCCGCCCGCCTACCGCCCCGGAGCGGCATTTCGGAAATGCACCATATGTCGTTACGCGCAAACAGCCGCATGATTCCGCGCGCAACTGCGCCCGAATCTACGGCAGTCGGGGCTTTGGCGGCCGCCGTAGGAGAATCGGTCGCGTGGTCTATTTCAAGGGAATCAGCCATATCCCTGAATAGGAACATAGCAGGAACTTCGTCAAGCTTATATGGTCAGGCGCTGCGGCGCGGACCCATTTTCCCCGTTTCAGGTGGCAGCGTTAGCAGCGCAGCGCGTGCGGCA comes from Altererythrobacter sp. ZODW24 and encodes:
- a CDS encoding MmcB family DNA repair protein, which translates into the protein MADSLEIDHATDSPTAAAKAPTAVDSGAVARGIMRLFARNDIWCISEMPLRGGRRADLMGVDPKGRVIIVEIKVSRADLLGDGKWPDYLEHCDRFYWGLAPGLDRTCLEGEDFQPESCGIIVADGYDAEILRPAPSHSLAAARRKVEVERLARTAMRRMQVAADPTCSPWGGGE
- a CDS encoding sterol desaturase family protein, which translates into the protein MLAAIILSALAMTAIVAVRYLITSGAFAWATAKVRPGQYDGKQSQIRKEIFWSLASAAIYGVPAGIIAWGWNNLGWTLIYTGWDDYSLWYLPISVLAYLFAHDTWFYWTHRWMHRPRLFKLAHAVHHASRPPTAWAAMSFHPIEALTGAVVIPALVFLIPIHVAMLGVVLSIMTLMGVTNHMGWEMFPKWLVHSKFGNHVITASHHNQHHERYTCNYGLYFRFWDHLCGTDRGISAP